In the genome of Treponema sp. J25, one region contains:
- a CDS encoding acyl-CoA thioesterase, which yields MNWMTIPIAIRFYEVDSYRIVNNMFYLAWFEMGRFAIAEKAGIVSDRFEKENLRFVVKHIEVEYLRPVYFKDRVVCESSICSVVGSKIDFLHIIRNEINKEIHTKGRTEVILLKDNKMQIHMPEWIKQCIDIYLEHYQKGLPK from the coding sequence ATGAATTGGATGACTATACCTATCGCTATTCGGTTTTATGAAGTAGATAGTTATAGAATTGTTAACAATATGTTTTACTTAGCGTGGTTTGAGATGGGACGCTTTGCTATAGCAGAAAAAGCTGGAATAGTAAGTGATCGCTTCGAGAAGGAGAATTTACGCTTTGTCGTGAAGCATATAGAGGTAGAATATCTACGGCCAGTTTATTTCAAGGATCGAGTGGTATGTGAAAGTAGTATATGTTCCGTAGTTGGTTCAAAAATAGATTTTCTTCATATTATTCGAAATGAAATTAATAAGGAAATCCATACAAAAGGTCGTACCGAGGTAATTCTTTTAAAGGATAATAAAATGCAAATACATATGCCTGAGTGGATAAAGCAATGTATTGATATATATTTAGAGCACTACCAGAAAGGTTTGCCGAAATGA
- a CDS encoding beta-ketoacyl synthase N-terminal-like domain-containing protein — METLDIVGMGVITVAGLNLQENWETLLKGESCIRKVRGICTEGLQTSNAGQIYLSDKELRDLVVEKIGYIKSDKRLPSERAELLLLLAFEEARTDAMISREELQQKRVGIFVGTSLSGFTRLEKEYQEYGRKNFISPTAYLTYPLHVCVDRLAFEYSISGPRYLFSTACSASLHAVFIAKELFSRDLIDIAVVGGAEPLSLMSLAGFSSLKSLAEGKCSPYSVTEMGISIGEGAGVLILKKNQNNPKYGSIINVAGSSDAYHPTASNPTGETIRICIEKALNGLDYSKGTMYYVMSHGTGTAHNDKVETCALKQIPALKDAYISAAKSVIGHTLGASGVIELIYLVKALQEKKALPIANFTEPRVGCDLNYVQGKPIDLSDAIGVKNAFAFGGNNVCVVVGNKNNVSNKKKSCSEDSSVVITGVGMVSPANVFDKREIVKKLAEGKTFIGDISPVRGLNRSLSVSRAALISDDVLEKMGDTLRIKNMRKMDRISQISCIASALALKDSGFKVSIENSTEVGLVSATGTGALKSVSDFYINMWEKGIRLADANVFPNTVVNAHLGYVSIELKIKGYSTVIAQGSSSPYAALNIGMYLLKSGICKAVLVGAVSEYCDIYHRALIDIGYVNNVFSLDSYSEDLQGNIIGEGGVFFVLERKNEAEKRGAPIYAIIEQVALDSEKCAPSRYEMEENPLKKILTQFNNLGIKPSYLAGEGNGLRIENDFEYAALTSFYPDVPKTSATPYFGMAVGVVPFYNLALFCLLSGSNNVLGVPHQKQSAYGLLLRGMTYISDLESILVGTVSPGGSAGAIFAKKDAP; from the coding sequence ATGGAAACATTAGACATTGTGGGGATGGGTGTAATTACAGTTGCAGGTTTGAATCTCCAAGAAAATTGGGAAACCCTATTGAAAGGGGAAAGCTGTATTCGAAAAGTTCGTGGGATCTGTACCGAAGGGCTTCAAACTAGCAACGCAGGACAAATATATCTTAGTGACAAGGAACTTCGAGATCTTGTTGTTGAAAAAATTGGGTATATAAAAAGTGATAAAAGACTTCCCTCAGAACGAGCGGAACTGTTATTGCTTCTTGCTTTTGAGGAAGCTAGAACAGATGCTATGATATCTCGGGAAGAATTACAACAAAAAAGAGTAGGAATTTTTGTGGGAACCTCTCTTTCAGGTTTTACGAGACTCGAAAAGGAATATCAAGAATATGGTCGAAAGAATTTTATTTCCCCGACGGCTTATCTTACCTATCCCTTACATGTGTGTGTTGATCGTCTTGCCTTTGAGTACTCGATAAGCGGACCTCGCTATCTTTTTTCCACTGCCTGTTCTGCTTCTCTTCATGCGGTGTTTATTGCAAAAGAGCTATTCAGTCGAGATTTGATAGATATTGCAGTGGTAGGTGGAGCTGAACCATTAAGTCTTATGTCTCTGGCCGGTTTTAGTTCTTTAAAGTCCCTTGCAGAGGGAAAGTGTTCTCCTTATAGTGTCACGGAAATGGGTATTAGTATCGGTGAAGGAGCAGGAGTTCTTATTCTTAAAAAGAATCAGAATAATCCGAAATATGGAAGCATTATTAACGTTGCTGGTTCCTCGGATGCTTATCATCCCACAGCATCAAACCCTACGGGAGAAACTATTCGGATTTGTATTGAAAAAGCTCTTAATGGTTTGGACTATTCAAAAGGTACGATGTATTATGTTATGTCTCATGGAACAGGTACTGCTCATAACGATAAAGTAGAAACATGTGCGCTTAAGCAAATACCAGCTTTAAAAGACGCTTATATTTCAGCAGCAAAATCGGTAATTGGACACACCTTAGGAGCATCAGGAGTTATCGAGCTCATCTACCTTGTAAAAGCTTTGCAGGAGAAAAAAGCTCTTCCTATTGCAAATTTTACAGAGCCTCGAGTCGGATGTGATCTTAACTATGTACAAGGTAAGCCGATTGATCTATCAGATGCTATAGGAGTAAAAAACGCCTTTGCTTTTGGAGGAAATAATGTTTGTGTGGTAGTTGGCAATAAAAATAACGTATCAAATAAAAAAAAATCTTGTTCTGAGGATTCGTCTGTTGTTATAACCGGTGTTGGTATGGTAAGCCCTGCAAATGTATTTGATAAGAGGGAAATAGTAAAAAAACTTGCAGAGGGAAAAACCTTTATTGGAGATATTTCTCCCGTAAGGGGTCTTAATCGATCCTTGAGCGTCTCACGGGCCGCTTTAATATCTGATGACGTTCTCGAAAAAATGGGAGATACCTTAAGAATCAAAAATATGCGTAAAATGGATCGGATATCACAAATCTCTTGTATAGCAAGTGCTCTTGCTCTTAAGGATTCTGGTTTTAAAGTTTCTATTGAGAACTCAACTGAAGTGGGGCTTGTTTCAGCTACAGGGACGGGAGCCCTTAAATCGGTAAGTGATTTTTATATAAACATGTGGGAAAAGGGTATAAGACTAGCCGATGCTAATGTGTTCCCGAATACCGTTGTCAATGCTCATCTTGGTTATGTTTCTATAGAATTAAAAATAAAGGGATATTCAACTGTTATTGCGCAGGGAAGTTCTAGCCCTTATGCTGCTCTAAATATAGGGATGTATCTCCTTAAGAGTGGTATTTGCAAAGCAGTCCTTGTTGGTGCTGTTAGTGAATACTGTGATATTTATCATCGAGCTTTAATTGATATTGGGTATGTTAATAATGTTTTTTCGCTTGATTCATATTCTGAAGATTTACAAGGAAACATAATCGGCGAAGGAGGAGTCTTTTTTGTGCTCGAACGAAAAAATGAGGCGGAAAAACGGGGGGCTCCTATATATGCTATTATAGAACAGGTAGCTTTGGATTCTGAAAAATGTGCACCTTCTCGGTATGAAATGGAAGAAAACCCTCTCAAGAAAATTCTTACTCAGTTTAATAATCTAGGAATAAAACCTTCTTACCTTGCGGGTGAAGGTAACGGTTTAAGAATTGAGAATGATTTTGAGTATGCTGCACTTACATCGTTTTATCCCGATGTCCCCAAAACGAGTGCTACGCCTTATTTTGGAATGGCAGTAGGGGTTGTTCCTTTTTATAATCTTGCATTGTTCTGTTTGCTTTCAGGATCTAACAATGTATTGGGGGTCCCCCATCAGAAGCAAAGCGCTTATGGTCTCCTGTTGCGAGGAATGACTTACATATCAGACTTGGAAAGTATTCTTGTTGGTACGGTTTCCCCAGGAGGATCGGCAGGAGCTATTTTTGCAAAAAAGGATGCCCCATGA